One segment of uncultured Propionivibrio sp. DNA contains the following:
- a CDS encoding polyprenyl synthetase family protein, producing the protein MQAVDAVIRSRLHSDVVLVRQVAEYIIQSGGKRLRPALVLLTAGALGCRGTHHHELAAVIEFIHTATLLHDDVVDESSLRRGRDTANALFGNAASVLVGDFLYSRAFQMMVEVGNLRIMQVLADATNVIAEGEVLQLMNCHDANVDEARYLQVIHFKTAKLFEAAARLGALLGGGSAEVEQALAAYGMHLGTAFQLVDDVLDYSGAEAETGKHLGDDLAEGKPTLPLIYVMQNGSAAQADCVRHAIETGGRDDFQAVLAAIRATGALDYTLRQAAVEAELARKSIDLLLPASQYKNSLLELSAFAVARSY; encoded by the coding sequence ATGCAAGCGGTCGATGCCGTCATTCGGTCGCGCCTGCATTCCGATGTCGTTCTGGTGCGCCAGGTCGCAGAGTACATCATTCAGAGTGGCGGCAAGCGCCTGCGACCGGCGCTGGTGCTGCTTACCGCTGGCGCGTTGGGGTGTCGCGGCACGCATCACCATGAGTTGGCGGCGGTCATCGAATTCATTCATACAGCGACCTTGCTGCATGACGATGTTGTAGATGAGTCGAGCTTGCGACGCGGTCGCGACACGGCCAACGCGCTGTTCGGCAACGCGGCCAGTGTGCTTGTGGGAGATTTTCTCTATTCCCGCGCCTTCCAGATGATGGTGGAGGTCGGCAATTTGCGCATCATGCAGGTGCTTGCCGATGCCACCAATGTCATTGCCGAGGGTGAAGTGTTGCAGCTCATGAATTGCCATGATGCCAACGTCGATGAGGCGCGGTATCTGCAAGTCATTCATTTCAAGACGGCAAAACTCTTCGAAGCAGCCGCGCGTCTTGGAGCGCTTCTGGGCGGCGGGTCTGCGGAGGTCGAGCAGGCGCTCGCGGCGTATGGCATGCACTTGGGGACGGCGTTCCAACTTGTCGACGATGTGCTGGATTATTCGGGGGCGGAAGCCGAGACGGGAAAGCACCTCGGCGACGATCTGGCCGAGGGCAAGCCGACACTGCCGCTGATCTACGTCATGCAGAATGGTTCGGCCGCGCAGGCGGACTGCGTTCGGCATGCGATCGAAACCGGCGGGCGCGATGATTTTCAAGCTGTGCTGGCTGCGATTAGGGCGACCGGCGCGCTCGACTACACTTTGCGTCAGGCTGCGGTCGAGGCTGAATTGGCAAGAAAATCGATCGATTTGTTATTGCCCGCTTCCCAATACAAAAATTCTTTGCTAGAATTGTCGGCCTTTGCTGTTGCACGGTCTTATTAG
- the proB gene encoding glutamate 5-kinase yields MTPTRLADAKRLVIKVGSALVTHNGDGLDLTAINEWARQIAQLRHAGREVVLVSSGAIACGMQRLGWSKRPKAVHELQACAAVGQMGLVQVYETAFVRHGLATAQVLLTHEDLADRKRYLNARTTLSTLLTLGAVPIINENDTVVTDEIKFGDNDTLGALVANLIDADCLIILTDQQGLYTADPRKDPSATLVSEARAGDPALEAMAGGAGTGIGTGGMITKIIAAKRAASSGSHTAIASGREKDVMVRLAQGEPLGTLLVSETATLSARKQWLADHLQLSGKLVLDAGAVKALAEGKSLLPVGVVEVQGEFERGAAVACLSAEGKEVARGLANYGSSDARRIARKSSAEIEALIGYINEPELIHRDNLTLS; encoded by the coding sequence ATGACCCCAACTCGCCTCGCCGATGCCAAGCGCCTCGTCATCAAGGTGGGCTCCGCGCTGGTGACCCACAATGGCGATGGACTGGACCTCACCGCCATCAACGAATGGGCAAGACAGATCGCCCAGCTGCGCCACGCGGGTCGCGAGGTTGTGCTGGTCTCCTCTGGCGCCATCGCCTGCGGCATGCAACGCCTCGGCTGGAGCAAGCGCCCCAAGGCCGTGCACGAACTGCAAGCCTGCGCCGCCGTCGGTCAGATGGGACTGGTCCAGGTCTATGAAACAGCCTTCGTCCGCCACGGCCTGGCAACCGCCCAGGTGCTGCTCACCCACGAGGACCTTGCCGATCGCAAGCGTTACCTGAACGCACGCACGACGCTGAGCACGCTGCTGACGCTCGGTGCCGTGCCGATCATCAATGAAAATGACACCGTCGTCACCGACGAGATCAAGTTCGGCGACAACGACACGCTTGGCGCGCTCGTCGCCAACCTGATCGACGCCGACTGCCTCATTATCCTCACCGACCAGCAAGGGCTCTACACCGCCGATCCGCGCAAGGACCCAAGCGCAACACTTGTCAGCGAGGCGCGCGCCGGCGACCCGGCGCTCGAGGCCATGGCCGGCGGCGCCGGCACCGGCATCGGCACCGGCGGCATGATTACCAAGATCATCGCCGCCAAGCGCGCGGCGAGCAGCGGCTCGCATACGGCAATCGCCAGCGGCAGAGAGAAGGACGTCATGGTTCGCTTGGCCCAAGGCGAACCGCTCGGCACCTTGCTCGTCTCGGAAACCGCAACACTCAGTGCGCGCAAGCAGTGGCTTGCCGACCACCTGCAACTCTCCGGCAAACTTGTGCTCGACGCCGGCGCCGTCAAGGCGCTCGCCGAAGGCAAGAGCCTGCTACCGGTAGGCGTTGTCGAGGTTCAGGGCGAATTTGAGCGCGGCGCGGCCGTCGCCTGCCTGTCTGCCGAAGGCAAGGAGGTCGCTCGCGGCCTCGCCAACTACGGCAGCAGCGACGCGCGGCGCATCGCCCGCAAGAGCAGCGCCGAGATCGAAGCACTGATTGGCTACATCAACGAGCCGGAACTCATTCACCGCGACAACCTGACGCTGTCCTGA
- a CDS encoding porin, with amino-acid sequence MQKKVIALAVAALASGAAMAQSNITVYGIADVVGTSFNTNNAVAGNLKNQRGFDDGAVGSRIGFKGLEDLGGGLKAEFNYELGIAPTNNINQVGTTAATGATLNNLNTRTAWVGLTSNDFGQIAMGRFHALGWVFQANSRPWGGIDPIRTMTNVQGISSNTSDRISNAIQYTTPTYAGFKVTGQYSADARANTSEQNTNDQTYVGGTTAGRQQIYLLGANYDQGPISAMALYRHVAVPSDLGGVAPTAAQRAKQEYGLRGAYDFGVAKVGAVYQRQQLKDAITVNGADYKVGYMYGGFVTVPFGAKFLATLEAAKSKGDQSQGGYGYMVNGQYLFSKRTSVYAQAGYMKMNQENAAVTQLGSYGSTGIEAGKRLTGFMAGILHTF; translated from the coding sequence ATGCAAAAGAAAGTAATTGCTCTGGCAGTTGCCGCTCTGGCCTCCGGCGCCGCGATGGCGCAATCGAACATCACCGTTTACGGTATCGCTGACGTTGTTGGCACGTCGTTCAACACGAACAACGCCGTGGCCGGCAACCTGAAGAACCAGCGCGGTTTCGATGACGGCGCCGTCGGTTCGCGTATCGGCTTCAAGGGTCTGGAAGACCTCGGCGGTGGCCTGAAGGCTGAGTTCAACTACGAACTCGGTATCGCCCCGACCAATAACATCAATCAGGTTGGCACGACCGCCGCTACTGGCGCCACGCTGAACAACCTCAACACTCGTACCGCTTGGGTTGGCCTGACGAGCAATGACTTCGGCCAAATCGCCATGGGCCGTTTCCACGCGCTGGGCTGGGTTTTCCAGGCCAATTCGCGTCCTTGGGGCGGTATTGACCCGATCCGTACGATGACCAACGTGCAGGGCATCAGCTCCAACACCAGCGACCGTATCAGCAACGCCATCCAGTACACCACGCCGACGTATGCCGGCTTCAAGGTGACGGGTCAGTATTCGGCCGATGCGCGCGCCAACACGTCCGAGCAGAACACGAACGACCAAACCTACGTCGGCGGCACGACGGCTGGCCGTCAGCAGATTTATCTGTTGGGCGCCAACTACGACCAAGGTCCGATCAGCGCGATGGCGCTGTACCGTCACGTGGCTGTCCCGTCTGACCTCGGCGGCGTCGCTCCGACCGCTGCTCAGCGCGCCAAGCAAGAATACGGCCTGCGCGGTGCCTATGACTTCGGCGTTGCCAAGGTCGGTGCTGTGTATCAGCGTCAGCAACTGAAGGATGCGATCACCGTCAACGGCGCCGACTACAAGGTTGGCTACATGTATGGCGGCTTTGTGACGGTTCCGTTCGGCGCCAAGTTCCTGGCGACCCTCGAAGCCGCCAAGTCGAAAGGCGATCAATCGCAAGGCGGCTACGGCTACATGGTCAACGGCCAGTACCTGTTCTCGAAGCGTACCAGCGTCTATGCGCAAGCTGGCTACATGAAGATGAACCAGGAAAACGCTGCTGTGACCCAGCTCGGTTCCTACGGCTCGACCGGCATCGAAGCCGGCAAGCGCCTGACGGGCTTCATGGCTGGTATCCTGCACACGTTCTAA
- the trpD gene encoding anthranilate phosphoribosyltransferase, which translates to MITPQEALQRTIEHREIFYDEMLDLMRQIMRGELSPLMTAAILTGLRVKKETVGEITAAAQVMREMATRIEVADKANLVDIVGTGGDGAHTFNISTTSMFVVAAAGAKVAKHGNRGVSSKSGAADVLESLGVNIQLTPAQVGECLAATGIGFMFAPTHHTAMKNVAPVRREMGVRTIFNILGPLTNPAGAPNTLLGVFHPDLVGILVRVMERLGAQHVLVVYGKDGMDEISLGAATMVGELKDGVVREYEIHPEDFGLQMVSNRSLRVGSAGESKEMLYSVLANTEGAAREIVLLNAGTALYVANRADSIADGIALAREAVVSGAARAKLDEFVRFTQGLAA; encoded by the coding sequence ATGATCACGCCACAAGAGGCGCTTCAGCGCACCATTGAACATCGCGAAATTTTCTACGACGAAATGCTCGATCTGATGCGTCAGATCATGCGCGGCGAACTCTCGCCGCTGATGACGGCGGCCATCCTGACCGGTTTGCGCGTCAAGAAGGAGACGGTCGGCGAGATTACGGCAGCCGCGCAGGTGATGCGCGAGATGGCGACGCGCATAGAGGTTGCCGACAAGGCCAATCTGGTCGATATCGTCGGGACGGGCGGGGACGGCGCGCATACCTTCAATATCTCGACGACCTCTATGTTTGTCGTCGCTGCGGCTGGCGCCAAGGTGGCCAAGCACGGCAACCGTGGCGTCTCCTCGAAATCCGGGGCGGCTGACGTGCTCGAATCGCTTGGCGTCAATATCCAGCTGACGCCGGCCCAAGTCGGTGAATGCCTGGCTGCGACCGGCATCGGCTTCATGTTTGCGCCGACCCACCATACGGCGATGAAGAACGTCGCGCCGGTGCGCCGTGAGATGGGGGTGCGCACGATCTTCAATATTCTCGGGCCGCTGACCAATCCGGCCGGGGCGCCGAATACGCTGCTCGGTGTCTTCCATCCGGACCTCGTCGGCATCCTCGTGCGCGTCATGGAGCGTCTCGGGGCGCAGCATGTGCTGGTGGTGTATGGCAAGGATGGCATGGACGAGATCTCGCTCGGTGCCGCGACGATGGTTGGCGAACTCAAGGACGGCGTTGTGCGGGAATACGAGATCCATCCCGAGGACTTCGGCCTGCAGATGGTGTCCAACCGCAGTCTGCGCGTCGGCAGCGCCGGTGAGTCGAAGGAAATGTTGTATTCCGTGCTGGCCAATACCGAGGGGGCAGCGCGCGAGATCGTCCTGCTCAACGCGGGGACCGCGTTGTACGTCGCCAACCGTGCGGATTCGATCGCTGACGGCATTGCGCTGGCGCGGGAAGCGGTCGTGAGCGGCGCAGCGCGTGCCAAGCTCGACGAATTTGTCCGCTTTACGCAAGGGTTGGCAGCATGA
- a CDS encoding aminodeoxychorismate/anthranilate synthase component II: MLLMIDNYDSFTYNLVQYFGELGEDVRVYRNDAITLAEIARLAPDRLVISPGPGNPSQAGVSLAAIREFAGKIPLLGVCLGHQSIGEAFGGKVVHAKRLMHGKVSPVFHNDVGVFRGLPNPVVCTRYHSLAVERESLPDCLEITAWTEDGEIMGLRHKTLAVEGVQFHPESILTEHGHDMLKNFLTR, encoded by the coding sequence ATGCTGCTCATGATCGACAACTACGATTCCTTTACCTACAACCTCGTCCAGTATTTCGGCGAACTTGGCGAAGACGTCCGCGTCTATCGTAACGACGCGATCACGCTGGCCGAAATCGCCCGTCTCGCGCCCGATCGCCTCGTCATTTCCCCGGGGCCGGGCAATCCTTCGCAGGCCGGCGTTTCGCTTGCCGCCATCCGCGAATTTGCCGGCAAGATCCCGCTGCTGGGCGTCTGTCTTGGACACCAGTCAATCGGCGAAGCCTTTGGCGGCAAGGTCGTCCATGCCAAGCGACTGATGCACGGCAAGGTCTCGCCGGTTTTTCACAATGACGTCGGCGTTTTTCGCGGTTTGCCGAATCCGGTGGTGTGCACGCGTTATCACTCGCTGGCGGTGGAGCGCGAGTCGCTGCCCGATTGTCTGGAAATCACCGCCTGGACCGAGGACGGCGAGATCATGGGGCTGCGCCACAAGACGCTTGCGGTCGAAGGCGTGCAGTTCCATCCTGAATCGATCCTGACCGAACACGGTCACGACATGCTGAAAAATTTTCTGACGAGGTAG
- a CDS encoding tetratricopeptide repeat protein, with product MVDHRFVDPNGLFQQALALHFGGEVDKAIGIYRWLHESYSNNTQVLIVWADAELRLGRAGEALKIVNKAIRLDASVPMAHNLKGNALVRLNRNTEALESFDTALRCDATNVEACCNKGALLIELKRWQEALPCFDRAIDVRPDFAPAHNNRGVVLQQLDRHAEAEACFVEAVRIDAGFADAHFNLGCLQEKDGRLYEALVTYKKAVAVMPSFADALSNLGGVLFKLSRFAEALDCLTQARSLQPECADTYTKIGYALKALKRHDDALRCFDQALEIDANNVLAHTGRGDVFQELKADADALAAYEAAFRLNSSGEFLLGSLGLAKLTLGDWDGLDALRDSLRADGMEAALSPPFHAQVLLDAPRVLSACARAFSDRLFPAREVALNSVARSAGCRIRVGYFSSDFGDHPVSHLLAGVFEHHDRTRFEIFGFSLSERRDEWRTRIEAGFDHFIELGSGGKSDAEIAQAVAEFSLDIAVDLNGHTLRARTGIFAERVAPIQASYIGFLGTMGAPYIDYLIADPVLVPEDKREFYQEKIAYLPWYQSNDDKTEVSLRGFSKTELGLPEQGMVYASFNNNYKITPDVFDSWMRILKQVPGSVLWLFAATETAVGNLRKEARARDVDDARLIFAERMPLEQHLVRQRAADLFLDTFPYNAGATASNALRMGLPVLTRSGESFASRYGASLLTAVGMPELITESVEGYEAMAVRLGCDSAALAALRVKLAANLPTAPLFDTAAFTRNIEAAFLKMTERQRAGLAPDDIFV from the coding sequence GTGGTAGACCATCGTTTTGTCGATCCCAATGGGCTTTTTCAGCAGGCGCTCGCCTTGCATTTTGGCGGCGAAGTCGACAAAGCCATTGGAATTTACCGATGGCTTCATGAGAGCTATTCGAACAACACGCAGGTGCTGATCGTCTGGGCCGACGCCGAGTTGCGACTGGGGCGGGCAGGCGAGGCGCTGAAGATCGTCAATAAAGCGATCCGGCTGGATGCCTCGGTTCCCATGGCGCATAACCTAAAGGGCAACGCGCTTGTCCGATTGAATCGGAACACCGAGGCGCTGGAGAGTTTCGATACGGCGCTGCGCTGCGACGCGACGAATGTTGAAGCCTGTTGCAACAAAGGCGCGCTGCTGATCGAACTGAAGCGCTGGCAAGAGGCTCTGCCCTGCTTTGACCGGGCGATCGATGTTCGGCCGGATTTTGCCCCGGCCCACAATAATCGTGGCGTCGTCCTGCAGCAGCTCGATCGCCATGCCGAAGCCGAGGCCTGTTTCGTGGAGGCGGTGCGTATCGATGCCGGTTTTGCCGATGCGCATTTCAATCTTGGCTGCCTGCAGGAGAAAGATGGGCGTTTGTACGAAGCGCTGGTTACTTACAAAAAGGCGGTCGCCGTGATGCCGTCCTTTGCCGACGCGCTCAGTAATCTGGGGGGCGTGTTGTTCAAGCTGTCGCGGTTTGCTGAGGCGCTCGACTGTCTTACGCAGGCGCGTTCTCTGCAACCCGAATGCGCCGACACCTACACCAAGATTGGCTATGCGCTGAAGGCGCTGAAGCGCCACGACGACGCGCTGAGATGCTTTGATCAGGCGCTCGAGATCGATGCCAATAACGTGCTTGCTCACACCGGAAGAGGCGATGTGTTTCAGGAATTGAAGGCAGATGCGGATGCTCTCGCAGCCTACGAGGCGGCGTTTCGTCTGAATTCCTCGGGTGAGTTTTTATTGGGCTCGCTAGGATTGGCCAAGCTGACGCTCGGTGACTGGGACGGGCTTGACGCGCTGAGGGATTCGTTGCGCGCGGATGGGATGGAAGCCGCGCTGTCGCCACCGTTTCATGCGCAGGTGCTTCTGGACGCGCCGCGCGTGCTGTCCGCGTGTGCGAGGGCTTTCTCGGATCGCCTGTTCCCGGCCAGAGAGGTGGCGCTCAACTCGGTCGCGCGCAGTGCTGGTTGCAGGATCCGCGTGGGCTATTTTTCGTCGGATTTTGGCGATCATCCGGTGAGCCATCTTCTGGCGGGGGTGTTTGAGCATCACGACCGGACGCGTTTCGAGATTTTCGGTTTTTCCTTGTCGGAACGCCGGGACGAATGGCGCACACGTATCGAGGCGGGTTTCGATCATTTCATTGAACTCGGCAGCGGCGGGAAATCGGACGCTGAGATCGCGCAGGCGGTGGCCGAATTTTCGCTGGATATTGCCGTCGATCTGAACGGGCACACGCTCAGGGCGAGGACTGGTATCTTCGCCGAGCGTGTCGCACCGATTCAGGCAAGTTACATTGGTTTTCTCGGGACCATGGGCGCCCCGTATATCGACTACCTGATCGCCGATCCGGTTCTCGTGCCTGAGGACAAGCGCGAGTTCTACCAGGAAAAAATAGCCTATCTGCCGTGGTATCAGAGCAACGACGACAAGACAGAAGTATCCCTCCGAGGTTTCTCGAAGACTGAGTTGGGTCTGCCCGAGCAAGGCATGGTGTATGCCTCGTTCAACAATAATTACAAGATTACGCCCGATGTCTTTGATAGCTGGATGCGCATACTCAAGCAGGTGCCAGGCAGTGTTTTGTGGTTGTTTGCCGCCACCGAGACCGCCGTCGGCAATCTGCGCAAGGAAGCTCGGGCGCGCGACGTTGATGATGCGCGTCTGATCTTTGCCGAACGCATGCCGTTGGAGCAGCATCTGGTGCGGCAACGGGCGGCAGATCTGTTTTTGGATACCTTCCCCTATAACGCCGGTGCGACGGCCAGCAATGCACTGCGCATGGGCTTGCCGGTGCTGACCCGTAGCGGGGAGTCCTTTGCGAGTCGCTATGGGGCGAGTCTGTTGACGGCTGTCGGGATGCCGGAATTGATCACGGAGTCGGTCGAGGGCTATGAAGCGATGGCAGTCCGTCTTGGGTGCGACTCGGCGGCGTTGGCCGCGCTCCGCGTCAAACTTGCAGCGAATCTGCCAACAGCGCCCCTGTTCGATACCGCTGCCTTCACCCGGAATATCGAGGCCGCCTTCCTCAAGATGACTGAGCGCCAACGGGCCGGATTGGCACCCGACGACATCTTCGTTTGA
- the rplU gene encoding 50S ribosomal protein L21: protein MYAVIKTGGKQYRVAAGEKLKIEQIPAEVGAEITLDQILMVGEGESVKIGAPLVTGAAVKATVLSQGRHDKVKIFKMRRRKHYQKHQGHRQNYTEIRIDGISA from the coding sequence ATGTACGCGGTCATAAAAACCGGTGGCAAGCAATATCGTGTTGCTGCTGGCGAAAAACTTAAGATAGAACAGATACCGGCAGAGGTTGGCGCAGAAATTACCCTTGACCAGATTCTCATGGTCGGCGAAGGCGAATCCGTGAAAATCGGCGCGCCGCTCGTCACTGGAGCTGCAGTCAAGGCAACTGTGCTTTCGCAAGGCCGTCACGACAAGGTCAAGATCTTCAAGATGCGTCGTCGCAAGCATTACCAGAAGCATCAAGGCCACCGTCAAAACTACACTGAAATCCGTATTGACGGTATTTCGGCCTAA
- the rpmA gene encoding 50S ribosomal protein L27, translating into MAHKKAGGSSRNGRDSESKRLGVKRYGGEQVLAGNIIVRQRGTEFHPGVNVGLGKDHTLFALIDGKVEFTLKGPKQRRTVNIVAAA; encoded by the coding sequence ATGGCACACAAAAAAGCAGGCGGCAGTTCCCGTAACGGTCGCGACTCAGAATCGAAACGCCTTGGCGTCAAGCGTTATGGTGGCGAGCAGGTCCTCGCGGGCAACATCATCGTGCGCCAGCGCGGCACCGAATTCCACCCGGGCGTCAATGTTGGCCTCGGCAAGGATCACACGCTCTTCGCACTGATCGACGGCAAAGTGGAATTCACGCTGAAGGGCCCGAAGCAACGGCGCACCGTCAACATCGTTGCCGCTGCCTGA
- the obgE gene encoding GTPase ObgE, whose protein sequence is MKFIDEAKIYIAAGDGGNGIVSFRREKYEPEGGPNGGDGGRGGSVYVVADRNLNTLIEYRYTRKFLAGRGENGGSSDCYGKGGDDITLHVPVGTVITDENTQAIVADLDTDGKKVLIARGGKGGLGNIHFKSSTNRAPRQCTRGEPGEERDLRLELRVLADVGLLGLPNAGKSSFIRSVSAARPKVADYPFTTMHPNLGVVRTSENKSFVIADIPGLIEGAADGAGLGIRFLKHLARTRILLHIVDIAPLDPDADPVADAHAIVGELEKYSPELAAKPRWLVLNKLDLIPEEERAERIRAFLDAYGSDAPHFGISAINGDGCRKLTYALQDALDALAPLPPVDDTAADAFFPDDPETDGQHS, encoded by the coding sequence ATGAAATTCATTGACGAAGCCAAAATCTACATTGCCGCCGGCGACGGCGGCAACGGCATCGTCTCGTTCCGACGCGAGAAATACGAGCCGGAAGGCGGCCCCAACGGCGGCGACGGCGGTCGCGGCGGCAGCGTCTACGTCGTTGCCGACCGCAACCTCAATACGCTGATCGAATACCGCTATACCCGCAAGTTTCTCGCCGGTCGCGGCGAAAACGGCGGCTCCAGCGACTGCTACGGCAAGGGCGGCGACGACATCACGCTGCACGTGCCGGTCGGCACGGTCATTACTGACGAGAACACCCAAGCCATCGTCGCCGATCTCGACACCGACGGAAAAAAAGTGCTGATTGCCCGCGGCGGCAAAGGCGGCCTCGGCAACATCCATTTCAAGTCGAGTACCAACCGCGCGCCGCGCCAATGCACGCGCGGCGAACCTGGCGAAGAACGCGACCTGCGCCTCGAACTGCGCGTACTCGCCGACGTCGGCCTGCTCGGCTTGCCCAACGCCGGCAAGAGCTCGTTCATCCGCTCGGTCTCGGCAGCTCGCCCCAAGGTGGCGGACTATCCCTTCACCACCATGCACCCCAATCTCGGCGTCGTGCGCACCAGCGAGAACAAGAGCTTCGTCATCGCCGACATTCCCGGCCTGATCGAGGGCGCCGCCGATGGCGCCGGTCTCGGCATCCGCTTCCTCAAACACCTGGCGCGCACCCGCATTCTGTTGCATATCGTCGACATCGCGCCGCTCGACCCGGACGCCGATCCGGTTGCGGACGCGCACGCCATCGTCGGCGAACTCGAGAAGTACAGCCCGGAACTCGCCGCCAAACCACGCTGGCTGGTGCTCAACAAGCTTGACCTGATTCCCGAAGAAGAGCGCGCCGAACGGATTCGCGCCTTTCTCGACGCCTACGGCAGCGACGCGCCGCACTTCGGCATCAGCGCCATCAACGGCGACGGCTGCCGCAAACTGACCTACGCATTACAGGACGCCCTCGACGCGCTCGCCCCCTTGCCGCCCGTTGATGACACTGCGGCTGACGCCTTCTTCCCGGACGACCCCGAAACGGACGGACAACACTCATGA
- the trpC gene encoding indole-3-glycerol phosphate synthase TrpC produces the protein MPDILERILAVKREEVRLAQAARPLAVIRAEAAAQAPVRDFVGAVRAKLAAGLPAVIAEVKKASPSKGVIRADFRPAEIAADYAAHGAACLSVLTDRQFFQGAPEFLQAARAACSLPVLRKDFLVDAYQVVEARAMGADAILLIAASLDLPTMQEFEAVASELGMAVLVEVHDADELELALQLRTPLIGINNRNLRTFEVSLQTTLGLQPRIPDGRIVVAESGVLAAGDVELLRRHGVNAFLVGEAFMRAPNPGVALAQLFASDEIG, from the coding sequence GTGCCGGATATTCTCGAGCGAATCCTCGCGGTAAAACGCGAGGAGGTCCGGTTGGCTCAGGCCGCCAGGCCGTTGGCGGTGATCCGGGCGGAGGCGGCAGCACAGGCGCCGGTCCGTGATTTTGTTGGAGCCGTGCGTGCCAAGCTTGCGGCGGGGCTGCCGGCGGTGATCGCAGAAGTCAAGAAGGCCAGCCCGTCGAAGGGCGTGATCCGTGCCGACTTTCGCCCGGCCGAGATCGCAGCGGATTACGCAGCACACGGGGCCGCCTGCTTGTCCGTGCTGACCGACCGGCAGTTTTTCCAGGGGGCGCCCGAATTCCTGCAGGCGGCCCGGGCGGCCTGCAGCCTGCCGGTGCTGCGCAAGGATTTTCTCGTCGATGCGTATCAGGTGGTCGAAGCGCGGGCGATGGGCGCCGATGCGATCCTGCTGATCGCGGCGTCGCTCGATCTGCCGACCATGCAGGAATTCGAGGCGGTCGCGAGCGAGCTCGGCATGGCTGTGCTGGTGGAAGTGCATGATGCCGACGAACTCGAACTCGCTTTGCAACTCAGGACGCCGCTGATCGGCATCAATAATCGCAATCTGCGGACCTTCGAGGTCAGCCTGCAAACGACGCTCGGGCTACAGCCGCGCATTCCGGATGGGCGTATCGTCGTCGCTGAGAGCGGCGTGCTCGCGGCCGGCGATGTCGAATTGTTGCGTCGTCATGGCGTCAATGCCTTCCTCGTCGGCGAAGCTTTCATGCGTGCGCCAAATCCCGGCGTGGCACTGGCGCAGTTGTTCGCATCGGACGAAATTGGCTGA